A genomic region of Ferviditalea candida contains the following coding sequences:
- a CDS encoding urease accessory protein UreD codes for MKISKTHRIEDSDQLYVCIMDASPGMLEGDHYQIEMKLEPESKVFLTNQASTKLHPARHEGALLNQTFYVDERSLLEYFPEPIVPFASSKTEMNTVFHLGPQAVLFYADIITPGRLHRDEKFLYQSLRMNTEIYREGRLAVWDHFYLEPMIHRYHSTGAFEEYTHLGTFWLCSEHDGEHLLKRIRELFPAHSKVLMGTSLTAERDIHVRMLGHSVWELQSAIREIWKLSRLHLLNSQPLLIRK; via the coding sequence ATGAAAATCTCCAAGACCCATCGAATTGAAGACAGCGATCAGTTGTATGTCTGCATCATGGATGCTTCACCGGGAATGCTTGAAGGCGATCATTATCAAATCGAAATGAAGCTGGAACCGGAAAGCAAAGTGTTTCTCACCAACCAAGCTTCCACCAAGCTGCATCCAGCCCGTCACGAAGGGGCTCTGCTGAATCAAACTTTTTATGTTGATGAACGTTCTCTGCTTGAATATTTTCCCGAGCCGATTGTTCCTTTTGCATCCAGCAAAACGGAAATGAACACCGTTTTCCATCTCGGTCCACAGGCAGTCTTGTTTTACGCAGATATCATTACACCTGGGCGCCTTCATAGGGATGAAAAATTTTTATATCAATCCCTGCGAATGAACACGGAAATTTATCGCGAGGGACGACTGGCTGTTTGGGATCATTTTTATCTGGAACCGATGATTCACCGTTATCATTCCACAGGCGCATTTGAAGAATACACACATTTGGGAACGTTCTGGCTTTGTTCTGAACATGACGGTGAACATCTGCTCAAGCGGATTCGCGAGCTATTTCCGGCTCATTCCAAAGTTCTGATGGGAACAAGCTTGACTGCCGAACGGGATATCCATGTCCGTATGCTTGGACACAGCGTATGGGAGCTCCAATCGGCCATTCGTGAAATATGGAAATTGTCCCGCCTTCACCTGCTGAACAGCCAGCCCTTGCTGATTCGGAAATAA
- the ureG gene encoding urease accessory protein UreG, whose protein sequence is MCQGSDHSHEQWETPVYVVNRPIRIGIGGPVGSGKTALVEKLAKSLRDRYQLAVITNDIYTKEDAEILIRQAALPAERIIGVETGGCPHTAIREDASMNFEAIEELEARFPDLDIIFIESGGDNLAAAFSPELVDRFIYIIDVAQGEKLPRKGGPGIMRSDLLVINKIDLAPHVGASLEIMKQDTEKMRGLLPYVLTNLMTGEGLNYLILWLEHELSHMTGQHHSHEA, encoded by the coding sequence ATGTGTCAAGGATCCGATCACTCCCATGAGCAGTGGGAGACACCCGTTTATGTCGTTAACCGTCCAATCCGCATAGGAATCGGGGGACCGGTCGGTTCAGGAAAAACCGCGCTCGTCGAAAAGCTCGCCAAAAGTCTGCGCGACCGTTATCAGCTTGCCGTAATAACAAACGATATCTATACAAAAGAAGATGCCGAAATATTGATCCGTCAAGCCGCCCTTCCCGCCGAAAGAATCATTGGAGTCGAAACCGGAGGGTGCCCGCATACGGCCATACGGGAAGATGCATCGATGAATTTTGAAGCGATTGAAGAGCTGGAGGCCCGTTTCCCCGATTTGGACATCATCTTTATCGAAAGCGGAGGAGACAACTTGGCCGCTGCATTTAGTCCCGAATTGGTCGACCGGTTTATTTATATCATTGACGTCGCCCAAGGCGAGAAACTTCCCCGAAAAGGCGGTCCGGGAATTATGCGCTCCGATCTACTGGTGATCAACAAAATCGATTTGGCCCCCCATGTCGGAGCAAGTCTTGAGATCATGAAACAGGACACCGAAAAAATGCGCGGCCTGCTCCCCTACGTGCTCACCAACCTGATGACCGGAGAAGGCCTCAATTACTTAATCCTCTGGCTGGAGCACGAGCTGAGCCACATGACCGGACAGCACCACTCACATGAAGCTTGA
- a CDS encoding urease accessory protein UreF, whose product MSFETRFLYYVQMLDSALPIGGFSHSFGLETYVQNGKVSTMEDLEDYVLSQIHNSWVRLEGLAIKGMYTAIANDDMWSLGLYDKIIHVQRTPLESRQGLHKMGKRLLRLAKSLYPFISFSELESSIKEYGIGTLPTIHAWIAYHLELPVDDAVKGYLYSSVVMVTNSALRLMSIGQTDGQMIIRRAIPVIEEEWKKIRDLPVEQLHSFSVAQEIRSMNHEILYSRLFMS is encoded by the coding sequence GTGTCATTTGAAACGCGCTTTCTTTATTACGTGCAGATGCTCGATTCCGCTCTTCCAATCGGCGGATTTTCACACTCTTTCGGATTGGAAACTTACGTTCAGAACGGGAAAGTTTCCACTATGGAAGACCTGGAGGATTATGTGCTTTCACAGATTCATAACAGCTGGGTTCGCCTGGAGGGCCTGGCCATCAAAGGCATGTATACCGCTATTGCCAATGACGATATGTGGAGCCTGGGCCTGTATGACAAAATCATTCATGTTCAACGGACTCCGCTTGAATCCAGACAAGGGCTTCATAAAATGGGGAAGCGTCTTCTTCGTCTGGCTAAATCGCTTTATCCGTTTATTTCCTTCAGCGAATTGGAAAGCTCTATCAAAGAATACGGGATAGGCACACTCCCGACTATTCATGCATGGATTGCCTATCACTTGGAACTGCCGGTCGATGACGCCGTTAAAGGTTATCTTTATTCCAGCGTCGTCATGGTCACCAACAGCGCATTGCGCTTGATGTCAATCGGACAGACAGACGGACAGATGATTATCCGCAGGGCGATTCCGGTTATTGAAGAGGAATGGAAAAAAATCAGGGATCTTCCCGTGGAACAGCTGCACTCTTTTTCCGTTGCCCAGGAGATCCGCTCAATGAATCATGAAATCCTGTATTCCCGATTATTTATGTCATAA
- the ureC gene encoding urease subunit alpha has translation MAKMTRVQYASIFGPTTGDAVRLADTDLWAAIEKDFTVYGDECKFGGGKVIRDGMGQSSGTTREGSSDGLALDLVITNAVIIDHSGIIKADIGIRDGKIAGIGKAGNPDTMEGVHPNLIVAASTEVVAGEGLIATAGGIDSHIHFICPQQIETALDSGITTMIGGGTGPATGTNATTCTPGAWNIHRMLEAAEAFPMNLGFLGKGNSSFPAPLAEQIEAGAIGLKLHEDWGTTPSAIDNCLTVADRYDVQVAIHTDTLNEAGFVEDTIAAIKGRTIHTYHTEGAGGGHAPDIIRLAGEANIIPSSTNPTRPYTVNTIEEHLDMLMVCHHLDSSIPEDVAFADSRIRPETIAAEDILHDRGVFSIISSDSQAMGRVGEVIIRTWQTADKMKKQFGELPEDAAAGSGDNFRIKRYIAKYTINPAIAHGISHIVGSIETGKLADIVLWKPAFFGIKPELVIKGGFIAYAQMGDPNASIPTPQPVYGRTMFGAYGNAVHSTSITFVSQAAIDRGIPQRLQLKKRIEPVKNCRNIGKKDMMLNDRTPKIEVNPETYEVKVDGEPVTCEPAEVLPMAQRYFLF, from the coding sequence ATGGCTAAAATGACAAGGGTGCAGTATGCCTCCATTTTCGGACCGACCACAGGCGACGCCGTGCGATTGGCGGATACGGATTTATGGGCAGCCATCGAAAAAGACTTCACCGTATATGGAGATGAGTGCAAATTCGGCGGAGGCAAGGTCATTCGGGACGGTATGGGCCAATCCTCCGGCACAACCAGGGAAGGCTCATCGGACGGCCTTGCGCTGGATTTGGTTATTACCAACGCTGTCATTATTGATCACTCCGGTATTATTAAGGCGGATATCGGAATTCGCGACGGCAAAATCGCGGGAATCGGCAAAGCGGGAAACCCGGATACGATGGAGGGCGTGCACCCGAATTTAATTGTGGCAGCCAGCACCGAGGTCGTTGCTGGAGAGGGCTTGATTGCCACAGCCGGCGGGATCGACAGCCACATCCATTTTATCTGTCCGCAGCAGATCGAGACCGCTCTGGACTCTGGCATTACCACCATGATCGGCGGAGGCACCGGCCCTGCCACCGGGACGAACGCCACCACCTGCACACCGGGAGCATGGAACATCCACCGGATGCTTGAGGCCGCCGAAGCGTTCCCGATGAATCTCGGCTTTCTCGGCAAAGGCAACAGCTCTTTCCCGGCGCCGCTCGCCGAGCAAATCGAAGCCGGCGCGATCGGACTCAAGCTGCACGAGGACTGGGGCACGACTCCGTCGGCAATAGACAACTGCTTGACGGTTGCCGACCGGTATGATGTTCAAGTGGCGATCCACACAGATACTTTGAATGAAGCCGGCTTTGTGGAGGATACGATTGCCGCCATCAAAGGCAGAACGATTCATACTTACCATACGGAAGGAGCCGGAGGAGGACACGCCCCGGACATTATCCGGTTGGCGGGTGAAGCCAACATCATTCCTTCCTCGACGAATCCGACACGCCCTTATACCGTCAATACCATTGAAGAGCACCTGGATATGCTGATGGTCTGCCATCATCTCGACAGCTCGATTCCGGAAGACGTCGCTTTCGCCGATTCGCGCATTCGTCCCGAGACAATTGCCGCAGAGGATATTCTCCACGATCGGGGAGTTTTCAGCATCATCAGCTCGGATTCACAGGCCATGGGACGCGTTGGCGAGGTGATCATCCGCACCTGGCAGACGGCCGACAAAATGAAAAAGCAGTTCGGTGAACTGCCTGAGGATGCAGCTGCGGGAAGCGGAGACAATTTCCGCATCAAACGATATATCGCCAAATATACGATCAATCCCGCCATCGCACACGGCATCTCGCATATCGTCGGTTCCATCGAAACAGGCAAATTGGCGGATATCGTGCTTTGGAAGCCGGCATTTTTCGGCATTAAGCCCGAATTGGTCATTAAGGGCGGATTCATCGCGTATGCCCAAATGGGCGATCCGAATGCTTCCATACCGACGCCGCAACCCGTTTATGGGCGAACCATGTTTGGAGCATATGGGAATGCGGTTCATAGCACATCTATCACGTTCGTCTCCCAGGCGGCGATCGACCGCGGAATTCCCCAGCGGTTGCAGCTGAAAAAACGCATAGAGCCTGTCAAGAACTGCAGGAACATTGGCAAGAAAGACATGATGCTGAACGACCGCACACCAAAAATCGAGGTGAATCCGGAGACGTATGAAGTGAAAGTCGATGGTGAACCGGTTACATGCGAGCCAGCCGAAGTTCTGCCTATGGCTCAGCGATACTTTTTATTTTAG
- a CDS encoding urease subunit beta, producing MIPGEFRIQPGDLEINQDRKTISLIVVNKGDRPIQVGSHFHFYEVNKAMHFDRSAAFGMRLNIPAGTAVRFEPGEEKPVELVSFRGFKRVFGLNGLTSGPMEPAPDSLELNERILRWKGEADHG from the coding sequence ATGATACCTGGAGAATTTCGCATTCAGCCGGGGGATTTGGAAATCAATCAGGATCGAAAAACGATTTCCTTGATCGTAGTCAATAAAGGGGATCGTCCGATTCAGGTCGGCTCACATTTTCATTTTTACGAAGTGAACAAAGCGATGCATTTTGATCGTTCCGCCGCTTTCGGGATGCGCTTGAACATTCCGGCGGGGACTGCCGTGCGGTTTGAGCCGGGGGAAGAAAAACCAGTCGAGCTGGTCAGCTTCAGGGGATTCAAAAGAGTCTTCGGGTTGAACGGGCTTACATCAGGTCCTATGGAACCTGCCCCGGATTCACTGGAATTAAATGAACGCATACTGCGATGGAAAGGGGAGGCGGATCATGGCTAA
- a CDS encoding urease subunit gamma — protein sequence MHLTDREKEKLLITMAAQLAQKRRERGLKLNYPEAMALITSELLERARDGSTVAELMAFGGTILTREDVMEGIPEMIAEVQVEATFPDGTKLVTIHEPIR from the coding sequence ATGCACCTTACCGATCGAGAGAAGGAAAAACTGCTGATCACCATGGCTGCTCAGCTGGCCCAAAAAAGACGCGAGCGGGGACTGAAATTAAACTATCCCGAAGCCATGGCGCTCATTACCTCAGAATTATTGGAGCGGGCCAGGGACGGTTCGACCGTTGCCGAGCTGATGGCTTTCGGCGGAACCATCCTGACCAGGGAAGACGTGATGGAGGGTATTCCTGAAATGATCGCCGAAGTGCAGGTGGAGGCCACCTTTCCGGACGGCACGAAGCTGGTCACCATTCATGAGCCTATTCGATAG
- a CDS encoding ABC transporter substrate-binding protein: protein MKKWFLSGLAFLLVMTVIFTGCSNGKDREASAGAEGEPIKIALSPWPGWFFWFLTEEKGFFKKHGVNVELKWFPVYSDSLQALSTGQVDANSQTLSDTLAPLSKGIGLKVVLVNDNSNGGDAIVAKPKIQSVKDLKGKTVATELGTVDHFLLLTALEQNGMSESDINYVNMTVNDAGPAFINGKTDASVLWEPFQTTAVKEGKGKVLFSSKQTPGLIPDLLVFREDTVTKRPEDVQKIIDAWFDTLNYFKEHPDESIAIMAKKADTSPEDFKLGLESVKIFNLDDNLKAFEPAESFESLAYTGGKTAEFLKKLNMIDKLPDVSKALEPKFVKNVTAR from the coding sequence ATGAAAAAATGGTTTCTGAGTGGATTGGCATTCCTGTTGGTCATGACGGTTATCTTTACAGGCTGCTCCAATGGAAAAGACCGAGAGGCAAGTGCGGGAGCTGAAGGGGAACCGATCAAAATCGCATTAAGTCCTTGGCCCGGTTGGTTTTTCTGGTTTTTGACCGAAGAGAAAGGATTTTTCAAAAAGCACGGCGTGAATGTTGAGCTCAAATGGTTCCCGGTGTACAGCGACTCCCTGCAGGCCCTCTCGACCGGCCAGGTGGATGCGAACAGTCAAACGTTAAGCGATACCCTGGCGCCCTTGTCTAAGGGAATCGGACTGAAGGTCGTGCTGGTGAATGACAATTCCAACGGCGGCGATGCGATCGTGGCGAAGCCCAAGATCCAATCGGTCAAAGATCTGAAGGGGAAAACGGTGGCGACGGAATTGGGGACAGTGGATCACTTCCTGCTGCTGACGGCCCTGGAGCAAAACGGAATGTCGGAGAGCGACATCAACTATGTGAACATGACGGTCAACGATGCAGGCCCCGCCTTCATCAACGGCAAAACCGACGCCTCTGTGCTGTGGGAACCTTTCCAAACGACGGCGGTTAAAGAGGGCAAGGGCAAGGTGCTGTTTTCCTCCAAACAAACCCCGGGTCTGATTCCCGACTTGCTGGTATTTCGTGAGGATACCGTAACCAAACGTCCGGAGGATGTGCAAAAAATTATCGATGCCTGGTTCGATACTTTGAATTACTTTAAGGAACATCCGGACGAATCCATAGCGATTATGGCCAAGAAGGCTGATACCTCGCCGGAGGATTTCAAGCTGGGATTGGAGAGCGTGAAAATTTTCAATCTGGACGATAACCTGAAGGCTTTTGAGCCTGCCGAAAGCTTTGAGTCGCTGGCTTATACCGGCGGAAAAACGGCGGAATTCCTCAAGAAGCTGAATATGATCGATAAGCTTCCGGATGTGTCCAAGGCGCTTGAGCCGAAATTCGTGAAAAATGTGACCGCGAGGTGA
- a CDS encoding ABC transporter permease — protein sequence MGMPKKLMKSAVLPGGGNPAESELRDVRPRNRKSKHWEIHRDIHQRLFLMLSLGSFLFVLLLWSLLSYSEAVNQTFLPKPHQVVVEFFQLLGTSIYWGHIGISMFRVTAGFLLACAIGIPLGIFAGTFKVGEAIVEPLMEFVRYMPAVAFIPLIMVWAGIGEWAKVLVIFIGSFFQLVLMVADNTRKVPDDLLQASYTLGGSRWQVIETVLIPSMLPSLMNTLRLILGWAWTYLVVAELVAVNSGLGYAIMKAQRFLNTDQIFVGIIVIGLLGLISDRIFAFVNKRLFPWV from the coding sequence ATGGGAATGCCCAAAAAGCTCATGAAGTCGGCCGTGCTTCCGGGGGGCGGAAATCCGGCGGAGAGTGAACTGCGCGATGTGCGGCCGCGAAATCGGAAAAGCAAGCATTGGGAGATTCATCGGGATATTCATCAGAGATTGTTTTTGATGCTGTCGCTGGGGTCATTCCTGTTCGTTTTGCTGCTGTGGTCTCTCTTAAGCTATTCGGAAGCGGTGAACCAGACATTTTTGCCCAAGCCCCATCAAGTTGTTGTCGAGTTTTTTCAATTGTTAGGAACCTCAATCTATTGGGGGCATATCGGCATCAGCATGTTTCGGGTAACGGCCGGGTTTTTGCTGGCCTGCGCGATCGGCATTCCCTTGGGCATCTTTGCTGGAACGTTCAAGGTGGGTGAGGCGATCGTCGAACCGCTGATGGAGTTTGTCCGGTATATGCCCGCTGTTGCGTTTATCCCGCTGATTATGGTATGGGCAGGAATCGGGGAATGGGCAAAGGTATTGGTGATCTTCATCGGTTCTTTTTTTCAGCTGGTGCTGATGGTCGCGGACAACACCCGGAAGGTGCCGGACGATTTGCTTCAGGCTTCGTACACGCTTGGAGGCAGCAGATGGCAGGTCATTGAAACGGTGCTCATCCCTTCCATGCTTCCGAGTTTGATGAACACGCTCCGCTTGATTTTGGGATGGGCATGGACGTATTTGGTTGTAGCGGAATTGGTGGCCGTAAACAGCGGGCTGGGATATGCCATCATGAAGGCGCAGCGGTTTTTGAATACGGACCAGATTTTTGTCGGCATTATCGTCATCGGCTTGCTCGGATTGATCAGCGACCGAATCTTCGCCTTCGTCAACAAGCGTTTGTTCCCTTGGGTGTAA
- a CDS encoding ABC transporter ATP-binding protein: MGGSFMEPQVKDHNQIDVVGLRKVYKTKHSEFEALHNIRLSLKKNEFLSIVGPSGCGKSTVLKLIAGLEEPTEGRVLIEGEEVTGPGADRGMVFQGYTLFPWLTVRQNIEYGPKLQGVPILERRAISNHYLRLIRLESFANALPKQLSGGMKQRVAIARALANKPKVLLMDEPFGALDAQTKLEMQEMLMEVWRKEKTTVVFITHDMDEAIFLSQRVVVMAAHPGRIVREFQVDLPAERTAETRGYPKFLELKREMISLLKPAH, from the coding sequence ATGGGCGGATCTTTTATGGAACCACAAGTGAAAGACCACAATCAGATCGATGTTGTCGGACTTCGCAAAGTATACAAAACGAAGCATTCCGAATTTGAGGCGCTGCACAATATCCGTCTTTCCCTGAAGAAGAACGAGTTTCTGAGCATCGTAGGCCCTTCCGGTTGCGGGAAATCCACGGTGCTGAAGCTGATTGCCGGGCTGGAGGAACCGACGGAAGGGCGGGTGCTGATTGAAGGAGAGGAAGTGACGGGGCCGGGTGCCGACCGAGGAATGGTGTTTCAAGGATATACGCTGTTTCCGTGGCTGACCGTCCGCCAGAACATCGAATATGGTCCGAAATTGCAAGGGGTGCCTATTCTGGAACGTCGCGCGATCTCGAATCACTATCTTCGCTTGATCCGCCTTGAATCCTTTGCCAACGCGCTGCCGAAACAGCTGTCCGGCGGCATGAAGCAGCGGGTGGCGATTGCCAGGGCGTTGGCCAACAAACCCAAGGTTTTGCTGATGGATGAGCCGTTCGGCGCGCTTGACGCGCAGACCAAGCTGGAGATGCAGGAAATGTTGATGGAGGTTTGGAGAAAGGAAAAAACGACGGTAGTCTTTATCACTCACGATATGGATGAAGCGATATTCTTATCGCAGCGGGTTGTTGTGATGGCCGCTCATCCGGGGCGAATTGTCAGGGAATTTCAGGTAGATCTGCCTGCAGAAAGAACGGCGGAAACGAGAGGGTATCCCAAATTCCTTGAGCTCAAACGGGAAATGATCTCATTGCTGAAGCCAGCGCATTAA
- a CDS encoding agmatinase family protein — protein sequence MGFFDSHGLNYKKNNSDTTSFNREDLHGIQAAFKEATLPTARGEEEIRNSLKNGLEAAESIEDRTISCFSRGELPHYAGINTFLKMPYLEDVNRVGEYDVAVMGVPFDIGTTYRSGTRFGPQAIRRISALYQTYNYEMGVDLREQLKICDVGDVFTIANIEKSFDQISKAVSHVMSQGTMPVILGGDHAIGYPCLRGVAENVDGNIGIIHLDRHADIQEKDMDERMHTTPWFHATNIKNAPAVNLVQIGIGGWQVPRPGVKVARERGTTIMTINDVENLGIDKIAEMALEVAWKGAKAVYLSFDIDSVDCGFVPGTGWPEPGGFLPREALKLLQLVAKEGIAAMEVVEVAPAYDISDTTALLATRAVLDVLATMVNNGKIGGK from the coding sequence ATGGGATTTTTTGATTCACACGGGCTGAATTACAAAAAGAACAATTCGGATACGACATCTTTCAATAGAGAGGATCTGCACGGAATCCAAGCCGCCTTTAAGGAAGCGACCCTTCCGACGGCGCGCGGGGAGGAGGAAATCCGAAATTCGTTGAAAAACGGTCTGGAGGCGGCCGAAAGCATCGAGGACCGCACGATTTCCTGCTTCAGCCGCGGCGAACTGCCGCATTATGCGGGAATTAACACTTTCTTGAAGATGCCCTATTTGGAAGATGTCAATCGGGTGGGCGAATATGATGTCGCGGTGATGGGCGTACCCTTTGATATCGGCACGACTTATCGTTCCGGCACACGCTTCGGTCCGCAGGCGATTCGTCGGATCTCCGCGCTGTATCAAACCTATAATTATGAAATGGGCGTCGATTTGCGCGAGCAGCTGAAAATCTGCGATGTCGGCGACGTGTTTACGATAGCGAACATTGAAAAGAGCTTCGATCAAATCAGCAAAGCGGTATCCCATGTCATGAGCCAAGGGACAATGCCGGTCATTCTTGGCGGGGATCATGCGATCGGCTACCCTTGTCTACGCGGTGTTGCGGAGAATGTTGACGGGAACATTGGGATTATTCACTTGGACCGCCATGCCGATATTCAGGAAAAAGACATGGACGAACGGATGCACACGACGCCGTGGTTCCATGCAACCAACATCAAGAATGCGCCGGCGGTCAATCTGGTGCAGATCGGGATCGGCGGCTGGCAGGTTCCCCGTCCCGGCGTAAAGGTGGCCAGGGAGAGAGGCACGACGATCATGACGATTAACGATGTGGAGAACCTCGGGATCGACAAGATCGCGGAAATGGCGCTGGAGGTGGCTTGGAAGGGCGCGAAGGCGGTGTATTTGAGCTTCGACATCGATTCCGTCGATTGCGGATTTGTGCCGGGAACCGGCTGGCCGGAGCCGGGCGGATTTCTGCCGCGCGAAGCGCTGAAGCTGCTGCAGTTGGTGGCCAAGGAAGGAATTGCCGCCATGGAGGTCGTGGAAGTGGCTCCGGCTTATGACATCAGCGACACGACGGCGCTGCTGGCGACCCGTGCGGTGCTGGATGTGCTGGCAACGATGGTGAACAACGGGAAAATAGGAGGAAAGTAA
- a CDS encoding energy-coupling factor ABC transporter permease, with translation MHIPDGFLDTRTWIAADLVCAAVLSEALRRTRLTVTRRQVPMVSLIGAFVFAAQMINFPVAGATSGHFLGGSLTSILFGPWIGSVIMTAVILVQAFVFQDGGITVLGANILCMGFIGNFLGYGIYKMLTAIFPERWSFASSFVSAWFSVVAGASAVSVLLSVSGTVPLPMALTAMAGWHVLIGIGEGLITAFVVGYLRERNIVFSGRSESADLGDTGQQNTSGGMKKWAVLVLATMGIVVFLSPFASTLPDGLDRVAIDHQFAGKAKSGFVDAPLAGYQIGFAEGKIWGTAGAGLAGVLMIMALLYGYHRITAKSPAVRCQEPNS, from the coding sequence ATGCATATACCGGACGGCTTTCTGGATACCCGAACATGGATTGCGGCCGATCTGGTTTGCGCCGCCGTGTTGAGTGAGGCGCTGCGCCGGACGCGTTTGACGGTAACACGAAGACAAGTGCCGATGGTGTCACTGATCGGAGCCTTCGTGTTCGCCGCCCAAATGATCAATTTCCCGGTAGCGGGAGCTACTTCGGGGCATTTTCTGGGAGGCAGTCTGACCTCTATATTGTTCGGCCCTTGGATCGGCTCCGTCATCATGACCGCGGTCATTCTCGTTCAGGCCTTCGTCTTTCAGGACGGGGGGATTACTGTACTGGGCGCCAACATTCTGTGCATGGGATTTATCGGGAACTTTCTAGGATATGGAATATATAAAATGCTCACGGCGATTTTTCCGGAACGTTGGTCTTTCGCTTCCTCTTTTGTATCGGCATGGTTTTCGGTGGTGGCCGGGGCATCGGCGGTATCGGTGCTGTTGTCGGTGTCCGGCACGGTGCCGCTGCCGATGGCTCTGACGGCGATGGCCGGATGGCATGTGTTGATCGGAATCGGCGAAGGACTGATCACCGCATTCGTCGTGGGCTACTTGCGGGAGAGAAATATTGTCTTCTCCGGCAGAAGCGAGTCTGCAGATTTAGGTGATACCGGTCAACAGAACACCTCAGGCGGGATGAAGAAATGGGCGGTATTGGTGCTTGCTACAATGGGTATCGTCGTGTTTTTGTCGCCGTTTGCTTCTACATTGCCTGACGGTCTTGATCGAGTGGCAATTGATCATCAATTCGCGGGAAAAGCCAAGAGCGGCTTCGTAGATGCTCCCTTGGCGGGATATCAGATCGGTTTTGCCGAAGGAAAAATTTGGGGTACGGCCGGCGCGGGTTTGGCGGGCGTGCTGATGATCATGGCGTTGCTGTACGGCTATCATCGGATAACCGCAAAAAGTCCAGCGGTAAGATGTCAAGAACCTAATTCATGA